One genomic segment of Hordeum vulgare subsp. vulgare chromosome 2H, MorexV3_pseudomolecules_assembly, whole genome shotgun sequence includes these proteins:
- the LOC123426985 gene encoding protein POLYCHOME-like — MPEHRELKRTALTDLPGGGFFIRRVASPGALAGRRAGKQLPRRFASPSRFASPSSNKENVPPVWAVKATPPRRRSPLPGWYPRTPLRDITVIVKAIERSRLRIAAARQQNETPEQSTQPANLATLVPAEQGTPHSIEAQGSQAIASGSGLTEMVAGPAPSQAEHGFKVNSSASKSSQKTPTKPIDPALADLMEKKLTSSIEQIEKMVKKNQKKAAQPSKRANQRRTLMSMR, encoded by the exons ATGCCTGAGCATAGGGAACTCAAGAGGACGGCCCTCACCGACCTCCCTGGCGGCGGCTTCTTTATCAGGAGGGTGGCCTCGCCGGGAGCACTGGCAGGGAGGCGGGCCGGGAAGCAGCTGCCCCGGCGGTTCGCGTCGCCCTCCCGGTTCGCGTCGCCCTCCAGCAACAAGGAGAACGTGCCGCCAGTTTGGGCTGTGAAGGCTACGCCACCCAGGAGGAGGAGCCCGCTTCCTGGTTGGTACCCGAGGACGCCGCTCCGTGATATCACGGTGATTGTTAAG GCTATTGAGAGAAGCCGCTTAAGGATTGCTGCCGCTCGGCAGCAAAACGAAACGCCTGAGCAATCTACGCAACCTGCGAACTTGGCGACTTTGGTACCAGCAGAGCAGGGCACTCCTCATTCTATCGAAGCTCAGGGCTCCCAAGCTATCGCCTCTGGTTCTGGCTTAACTGAAATGGTTGCAGGCCCTGCACCTAGCCAGGCAGAGCACGGCTTCAAGGTCAATTCTTCAGCATCCAAGAGCTCACAGAAGACTCCAACCAAACCCATTGATCCAGCGCTCGCTGATCTCATGGAGAAGAAACTGACCAGCTCAATAGAGCAAATCGAGAAGATGGTGAAGAAGAACCAGAAGAAGGCCGCTCAGCCTTCCAAGAGGGCCAACCAGAGGCGCACTCTCATGTCCATGCGATGA